AGGCGAAGGTAAGGAAGAACTTTTAGAAGAAGCATACAATCTTTCTAAAGAAAAAAATCTTACAGAAAAGAAAATAATGTATCTGGAAGAAATAGAGAATTTTATCGAGTTTTTTCAAGACAAAGTTTCAAAGTATCCTAAGATAAGTTCAAAATATCAAAATTATATAGATAGTAGTTGGTTACCAATCTACTTTTTAGAGTTTGGAAATGAAGATTTGGAGCTTTCCAAAGATTTTTTGGCTGAATTAAAAGAAAATTTTGATATAGAAGAACTTAAAAACAAATATTTAAATTGGAAGTTTAATTTCATTTCTTATCTGGTTAGTTCTTCTATAATAAAAGAGGGTATAGACTGGTCTTTGAGAGATATTTTAGACCACGTTTTTACTCATAAGGTTTTGGGAATATTGATATATGTCTTTGCTTTGTTTGCAGTGTTTTCTCTCACATTTAGCCTCGCTCAACCATTATCGGATTTGCTGGATTCGGCTTTTACTTTTTTGGGCAATTCTATCAGCGGATTTGTAACTGTTCCTTGGTTGGAATCCCTAATAGTTGATGGTGTTATAGCTGGCGTTGGTGGTGTTTTGGTTTTTATTCCACAGATTTTTATCTTATTTTTCTTCTTAGGATTTTTGGAAGAATCAGGATATTTGCCAAGAGCAGCCTTTTTAGTTGACAGAATTGCGAGAAATTTTGGATTAAGTGGTAGATCTTTTATGTCTATTATTTTAGGTTTCGGTTGCAATGTTCCAGCCATTATCTCTACTAAATCAATTGCTAATAAAAAAGAAAGATTAGCTTTAATTATTAGCCTTCCCTTTGCGTCGTGTAGTGCAAGGTTACCGGTTTACATACTTTTAATAAGCGCGTTCTTTTCAACGCAGGCAGCGACTATAATGTTGCTAGTCTATTTATCGAGTATATCTTTAGTCTTACTATCCTCAAAATTTTTACAAAGATTCATTACCCAATCAGAAGATATCCCATTTATCATAGAACTACCAAGGTTTAGGATGCCTACTTTCAAAAATTTATCAATTTATACATGGAACAGAGGAAAGCACTTTTTGCAAAAAGCCGGAGGCATAATTTTAATAGCCACCATAGTAATTTGGTTTTTGTCCTTCTTCCCTAATTTTGGAACAGATATAAACAGTAGTTTTGCCGCTTCTATTGGGAGAGTGTTCGAACCTTTAACTAATCACTTGGGGTGGGATTGGAGAATAAACACCGGCTTGATTTTTGGTGTCGCTGCCAAAGAAATAGTCGTGTCTTCCTATGCCACAATTTTTAATGTTGGAGAAGGCTCTTTAACCTATGCCTTACAAAATGCATTAACCCCGGCATCTGCTTTAGCGCTAATATTCTTCGTTTTGGCTTATATTCCTTGTTTTGCAACTTTAGCTACGATTAAGGCAGAGACAAATGGCTGGAAATGGGTTATCTTTAGTTTTATTTACACCACCGTTGTTGCTTATATTATAGCTAATGTGGTGTTTTTTGTAGGAGGTATTTTCCTATGAAGCATAAAAACTTCACACTTTCTTTGATAGCAATATTATCAATCATTTTTATGTTGCTAAATATACAAAAAAGCTTTTTCTATGTCTTTTCTTTTTTTGTTATATTCTTAGTTTCGATCTACGGTTTTTCTAATGACAATAGAATATGGTATCATAAATCGGCCCATATAGTAGTTTCTTCTTTCATAGGCCTATTCCTATTCGCCTATGAAATCTTGGATATTTTGTCCAATATGTTAGTAGGTGATTTTTCAGAAATAAATTTAAATATTTATGTTATAATCTTTGGTGTATTAAGTATATTGATATTCTTTTTAGAATTGAGACATCTTAGAAGAAAGAGAAATGAAGCCTTGAATAAGGAGTGATTATAAATGTTAAAAGATGTATTAAATAAAGATTTGAAAAAATATATGAAAGAGAAAAATACCCTTGCTTTAAATGCGGTTAGATCGATAATATCCGAGATTAAAAATAAAGAGGTTGAAAAAGCAGCTGAGTTAACAGAGGAAGAAATAGTCCAATTGATAAGAAAACAGATAAAAATGAGAGAAGATTCCATTGAACAGTTTGAAAGAGCAGATAGAAACGATCTCGCTGAAAAAGAAAAAAAAGAACTTGAGATCTTACAAGAATATCTCCCTGAACAGCTTTCTGATGAGGAATTGAGAAAAATAATAGAAGAAACAATAAATGAAGCTAATGCAACGTCAAAAAAAGATTTTGGCAAAGTTATGAAATTAGTAATTCAAAAGGTTCAAGGAAGGGCCGATGGAAAGAAAATAAGCGAAATACTGTCCACACTTTTAAATTAAATTACAAATAATATGTGATATAATAATATTAGAAAGAAACTTTGTGGAGGTGTTTTTGCAGTGCTCACAATATTTTATTCGGCGTTATTATTAGGGATTTTAGGATTTGCTTCCGGCACTTTTTTGGCATTTGCAGCAAAAAAATTTGAAGTAAAAGAAGATCCAACAGAAGCCATTATTAAAGCAGTATTGCCAAACAATGATTGTGGATCTTGTGGTTATCCCGGATGTGCAGCCTTCGCCAAGGCATTTATCAAAGGTGAGGTCGGAAAAGACGGTTGTGTCCCTGGCAAATCTCAAGGAACCCCAGAACTTTTGGAGAAAATATCTAAGATGTCTGTTGATGAATTGAACAAAATATATGAGGAAAGTCAGGAAGATGATTCTAAAATATTAAAACTACTAAAGCAGAGTTAAAAGGGGGAATCAACTTGATCGATCCTATATCCTCTCAACAATACAAACCACTTTATTTAAGCAGTTTTGATTACGGAAATAACCAACTTCATAACGCAAATAGTCAAAACATTAATCAGAGTCCCACAATGTCCAAGGAAGAGATGGAAAAACTTTTATCTTTTATGATGTACAAACAAACCGGAATATCGATGAAATTAGTTAGAACCGTTGGTGAGTTGTATCAGGGTCAAAATTTAGATGTTTTAACCTAAGTAAAATTTTCTTAATTGCGGGCCAAGATTGCCCGCAATTTTCAATAAAGGAGGATTTTCCTTGTATCCAAAGGTTTACGCTTACTTAGAAAGGATTCAAGAAAATGCAAAATTTTTAAAATCTTTGTGCACTGATTCAGGCGTTGAAATAATAGGTGTCACAAAAGTAGTTTGTGGAGAACCTACAATAGTCCATGCACTTAAAGAATGTGGAATTGAAATTTTGGGTGATTCACGGATTCAAAACATAAAGAAAATGAGGGAATCTGATATAAAAGGGCCTTTTATGTTACTTAGAATACCTATGATTTCTGAACTCGATGATGTAGCAAAATATGTTGATTATACTTTAATCAGTGACTTAGAGATCAGTAAGAAGTTGGGGAACGTTTCTTCTAAATTCAATAAGAGATCTAAAGTCATCTATATGGTTGACGTCGGAGATCTAAGGGAAGGAGTTTGGTTTGAAAAAGCTGTTTCTGAGATTTCAAAAGCCATTACTATAGAAGGAATAGAGGTTGTTGGAATAGGTACAAACTTAGGATGTTTTGGTGGAGTAATCCCTGACGAAACTAATATGCAAAGGCTCGTGAAAATAAAAGAAGAAATCCAAAGAGAAACTGGGAAAACTCTAGAAATAATTTCCGGTGGAAATACTGCTGCCTTACCTTTAATTGAAAAAAGAAGTTTACCAAAGGGCATAAACCAATATAGATTAGGGGAATCGATCATCTGTGGAACGGACGCAACTAACAACCGCAACGTTCCTGGAACAAGGCAGGATACGATAATCTTGGAAGCAGAAATTGTGGAATTGAAAGAAAAACCTTCTGTTCCATATGGCAACATTGGTTATGACGCATTTGGACGTAAACCAGAATTTGAAGACAAAGGTAATAGAATAAAAGGCATTTTAGCCGTAGGAGAACAAGATGTTGACCCTACAAGCATGTATCCTTTGGATGAAAACATCGAAATACTCCATGCGAGTAGCGATCATACAATCGTAGACTTAACTGAGTCTAAAGTGAGTTATAAAGTAGGAGATAAGATAAGATTTAGACTAGGTTACTCCTCCGTTTTGAGGGCCTTCACCAGTCCGTATGTTGAAAAGGTGATACTTTAATGTTTGCTTTTGTAAACACTCTTTTTGTAATAGCAATGATCCTTTTTATAATTTCAACGATATTCTTATGGAGATCTGCTAAAATGATAAGAAACGGTAGCAAAAGAACTGACGAAGACGTAAAAAAAATGGACAAAAGGGGTCTGTTAGGCCTTTTAATAAGTGTTGGAATTTTTGCTCTATCTTATTTTTTGAGCTTATTAGTTTGATCGAGGTGTATACAAATGGAAATTACTTCTTTTACCCCCCCTAATAGTAAAGAAGCCGAGGAGTCGGTCATAGGTAGCATCTTTTTAGATCCTTCTATACTTCCTGATGTGATCGAAGAGGTAAGATGGGAAGACTTTTACTACGAAAATAATAAAATAATATTTAAAGTTATGGAAGAACTTTTCGACAAAGGGGAACCTGTTGATACCGTATCTGTTATCGAAAAATTAAGAGAGTCCAATCTTTTGCAGAAAATCGGTGGAGAAGATACAATAATATATTTGGCTCAGGTTGTCCCAACAACGGCTAATGTGATGTATTATACCCAAATCGTAAAAGAAAAAGCCCTTTTAAGAGCTTTAATTAACGCATCTTCAGAGATAGTCGATGCCGTAAGAAATATTGGAGATGCTCAAGAAGTTTTAGAGTATGCTGAAAAAAGAATATTTTCCATAGCTGAAGCCCGTG
This region of Petrotoga olearia DSM 13574 genomic DNA includes:
- a CDS encoding GatB/YqeY domain-containing protein; protein product: MLKDVLNKDLKKYMKEKNTLALNAVRSIISEIKNKEVEKAAELTEEEIVQLIRKQIKMREDSIEQFERADRNDLAEKEKKELEILQEYLPEQLSDEELRKIIEETINEANATSKKDFGKVMKLVIQKVQGRADGKKISEILSTLLN
- the feoB gene encoding ferrous iron transport protein B encodes the protein MSKETLKDNVETVNKEAEISIIGNPNVGKTSLFNLLTGTKQYVANWPGVTVEKKVGNFKYKGKTFKLVDLPGVYTLSAKSEDERVAKDYLISNSSEIVIVVADALNLESSMFLLFQLIEIGVKTILVINAVDEAREKGRIIDPSPISKTLNIPVILTSAKTGEGKEELLEEAYNLSKEKNLTEKKIMYLEEIENFIEFFQDKVSKYPKISSKYQNYIDSSWLPIYFLEFGNEDLELSKDFLAELKENFDIEELKNKYLNWKFNFISYLVSSSIIKEGIDWSLRDILDHVFTHKVLGILIYVFALFAVFSLTFSLAQPLSDLLDSAFTFLGNSISGFVTVPWLESLIVDGVIAGVGGVLVFIPQIFILFFFLGFLEESGYLPRAAFLVDRIARNFGLSGRSFMSIILGFGCNVPAIISTKSIANKKERLALIISLPFASCSARLPVYILLISAFFSTQAATIMLLVYLSSISLVLLSSKFLQRFITQSEDIPFIIELPRFRMPTFKNLSIYTWNRGKHFLQKAGGIILIATIVIWFLSFFPNFGTDINSSFAASIGRVFEPLTNHLGWDWRINTGLIFGVAAKEIVVSSYATIFNVGEGSLTYALQNALTPASALALIFFVLAYIPCFATLATIKAETNGWKWVIFSFIYTTVVAYIIANVVFFVGGIFL
- a CDS encoding alanine/ornithine racemase family PLP-dependent enzyme, whose product is MYPKVYAYLERIQENAKFLKSLCTDSGVEIIGVTKVVCGEPTIVHALKECGIEILGDSRIQNIKKMRESDIKGPFMLLRIPMISELDDVAKYVDYTLISDLEISKKLGNVSSKFNKRSKVIYMVDVGDLREGVWFEKAVSEISKAITIEGIEVVGIGTNLGCFGGVIPDETNMQRLVKIKEEIQRETGKTLEIISGGNTAALPLIEKRSLPKGINQYRLGESIICGTDATNNRNVPGTRQDTIILEAEIVELKEKPSVPYGNIGYDAFGRKPEFEDKGNRIKGILAVGEQDVDPTSMYPLDENIEILHASSDHTIVDLTESKVSYKVGDKIRFRLGYSSVLRAFTSPYVEKVIL
- a CDS encoding RnfABCDGE type electron transport complex subunit B encodes the protein MLTIFYSALLLGILGFASGTFLAFAAKKFEVKEDPTEAIIKAVLPNNDCGSCGYPGCAAFAKAFIKGEVGKDGCVPGKSQGTPELLEKISKMSVDELNKIYEESQEDDSKILKLLKQS